A window of Pullulanibacillus sp. KACC 23026 genomic DNA:
GAACGCTATCTGCTACAGGTCAACCTAAAATACAGGATGGCTTTTATCCGCTCCTAAATGGATTCCGCTACCTGCCATACAATGATGTGGATGCACTAAAAGATCTTAAAGGTGATAAAACTTGCGCCGTTCTTTTAGAGCTCGTTCAAGGTGAGGGCGGCGTTATTCCAGCGGATGCGGATTGGATTCAAGCGCTAAAGCAAACTTGTGAAGACGAAGGGCTCCTCTTTATGGTCGATGAAATTCAAACAGGAGTCGGGCGGACAGGAACGCTTTTTGCTTATGAGCAATACGGAATTGAACCCGATGTGATGACTTTAGCCAAAGGGCTTGGTAATGGGATTCCAATCGGGGCCGTTTTGGCCAAAGCAGAAGTGGCTCAAGCCTTTGGTCCAGGAAGCCACGGCAGCACTTTTGGCGGTAACCCGATGGCAACGACATCCGGAGTGACTGTCTTAAAGGAAATGACGGAAACGGATGTTCTGGCACATAGCCAAATAATTTCTGAACTTTTATTTGCAGGGTTAAACGAACTTAAAGATAAATACCCCGATCAATTCCTGGATGTCCGAGGAAGGGGCTTATTGGTAGGTGTCCAAACGGCATGTCCAGCAATAGACATCGTCAATAAGGCAAGAGATAAAAAGTTGCTTGTGCTTGTAGCAGGGGCCAACGTCTTACGAATCTTACCGCCGCTTACCGCTACAGCAGAAGATGTCCAAACCTTTTTAAGTATTATGGAAGAGATCTTGAACGAAGGCTAGAAATAGAGGACTTACGGTATTCATCTCCGCGCCTCCCTTGACTCCCTGTAACGGACATTGACTCCGTTACAAGGAGAAAATGCTAGGGCTCTTCGGTGTAACGGACACTGACTCCGTTACAAGGGGAAAAGGAAGGCAACATGAACG
This region includes:
- a CDS encoding acetylornithine transaminase; the protein is MSSETTTINPLMATYNRFPLTLVKGKGSHVWDDKGEQYLDFTSGIATCNLGHVPETVKNALQEQLNNLWHISNLYHIPSQEALAKKLTDVSCFDQVFFCNSGAEANEGAIKLARRYAQKVKKTDAYEVVTFTQSFHGRTLGTLSATGQPKIQDGFYPLLNGFRYLPYNDVDALKDLKGDKTCAVLLELVQGEGGVIPADADWIQALKQTCEDEGLLFMVDEIQTGVGRTGTLFAYEQYGIEPDVMTLAKGLGNGIPIGAVLAKAEVAQAFGPGSHGSTFGGNPMATTSGVTVLKEMTETDVLAHSQIISELLFAGLNELKDKYPDQFLDVRGRGLLVGVQTACPAIDIVNKARDKKLLVLVAGANVLRILPPLTATAEDVQTFLSIMEEILNEG